The Onychostoma macrolepis isolate SWU-2019 chromosome 20, ASM1243209v1, whole genome shotgun sequence nucleotide sequence TTTTACTTGCTTTGTTTTGCAACCTGTTAATAGCAACTACTTTAATTTTTACCTTTGTTAAAGCAAGTCACAAGAgcttataaattaataaaactaaaaccagtGTAAAGTTAAccgaaattatattaaatatacacaaaaaaatGATCAGATGttgtaatttgaaataataaagttaactaattttgatattttctttCTTAGATATTTTCTTCATAATGGTTAACCCTCTAATAAGCAAGCAGACTGTCATGGAGGGCAGCAGCACTGTTCTTGAGCTTTACAAACTAATCAGAGAGAAAAAACAGATAACTAAGTTTCTCCCAGTCATTAACGGTCCAGGCTCTGTGAAGAATGGAAGGGCAGCTCTTAAGGGTAAAGCTTTGATTAGTCCTGGCATGAAGGAGGTGGGACCATTGATGAGTGAACACAAGGGTCTCGATAAGACAAATGATGTCAGAAATAAGGTGCTTTTTGAGGAGCGGTTGGATCCGCGTGTGGATTGTAAAACCAAGGCTGTAATGGGAAATCAACAGGGATACGAGAATTCAGACTTGGAAAGTGACCTTCGTAGTGGAGAGGATCTGTGCTGCACCAGCAACCTGGAGAACAAGCTCATCATTTCTCCTAAAAGCCTGAGAAAAGCCTCCAGAGGGCAGAAACAGAAGAAATTGTGGACAATGAGATCACTGGATGTAGAGAAGAGGATGTACGTTAGCAAACAGAAACTAAATTCAACTACTGAACAACCCTTACACAAagttttaaaagatgaaaagagAGAATTTGAGCATGAAGGTCCTGGGACGCAGActgaattgaaaaataatacagCCAAGGATTCAAGAAGCTTTGAGGAAGATCTGTCCAGTGAGCTCTCAGAGTATGACAATGTATTTGAACTTGACTCAGATGGGACAGAAAATCTTCATGACCTGATGAAGACTACTAAGAAAAGTCTTCAAGGGAAGTCAACAGACATGATTCAACCTTACCGGTGTGGAAATAAGCGTATGGAGCAGCAGCAAGCAATGCCCAGAGTGAAAGACAAGATCCTCGAAGTTGAGAACCTTATCCACCAGGTTTGCACCAGTTTAGACTGTTTAAAAGACAGCACACATACCTCAACCACAGTTGTGTTTTTGGACAGTCACGTACCCACCGAGCACAAGAAGAGTTTCCCTTTGGAGCTGTGTGAAGAACTTAAGCGACCAAATATTAAATCAGGAAGGAAGAGTATTTCTTTCACTTCTTCTGATGCTGTCGCTACACTTTCAACAAGATGCTCAAGTCTGGATGCTGTGTCTCCACCATTATCCCGTCTCTCCTCACGCACCTCCAGGCCTCTGCCGCAGTACCGTATTCTGCCGCTACCTGAAGAGGATGCAGAGGACTACAACAGTATTTATCTAACACAAGAGGGAAAATATCTATATGGCAGCACAGAAAAGAGCACCTATAATGGATCTGAATCAGCAGTCAATGAGCAGATTTTCAGTTGGACCCCATCCACTACACCAACTATCCCAACTTCTCCAACTATAGGTGTGTGACTTCTCTGTTCTCAAGATTATAACACTTCCTGATTCTGTGATCTTCTTGTCTCTCACTTGTTATTCTAAATACTTCTTTCATGAAATGCATAATATCTAATGGCCAgtgatttatttaaactgtatatggttgatataatatttaaaaaaaaattgttttcattttgcaaggatgaattaaattgatcaaaagtgacagtaaagatatttattaagttacaaaagatttatatttcaaataaatgtcaagttctgtcatgaaactctagatggtgctGGCTGATGGGTCGTTAATGCAAGCTGATGAGATTCACAGTGTTAAactacttggcacaagctgattttTTCATGTTGTatatgcagccaatgagctttctgctttacatttaaatggctggttagcattcACCTGAGCATTTCGCAGTGCActttcagagttcctctgaaacccttcaccttccccagctccacttgtatagatctgctacgggttatTATATGTGCTACTTGTGCAGCAGCattatgtcttaaatactcacagcactgTCTCGGTgtatgtattggcagtagcaagctCCTGTACTTactttgcagcagcagcagcaacaataatctacaacaacagcaataaccaacagcagaAGCAATGCAGCAGCGTAACAGATCCATTACACCAAGACCAAATACTTCAACATTGTTACATCCGTTATATGCTACAATCTTCAGAGAGCTGTCATGATagaaatgctgttcatttgaagtttctattcatcaaagaatcctcagatcatagtttccacaaaaacaataatcatTAAAcctgttttcagcatttataataagaaaaatacttaaataatttaaattgtaagaatatttgataatattattgttttcactgtatttttgatcaaacaaatgcagcctggGTAAGAGAGTTCTTTCAAAaatgatattaatataatattttttataattttctattttttatagAATATAACAgcatattttctgtattttattagaatttgttatattcaaaaataatagAATGCCTCATTTACATTGAATATGAACATTCAATTAGCAAATTCATAGCTAAAGAGGTGAGATTAAGTGCATTATGTAATGCCTTATGCAATGCTTCTTCAGCTTCAGCACTGAAGTGTTTTGAAAGCAGAAACACATTGAGGAGGGATTGAGAATACAGCAGAGCATATTACTCCCCACAGAGCCTGTGATCACTGAGGTGGATAGGAATGCTAAACCTAAACCTTGTGATGCTTGTCATGATACAGATTAACACGAGTGAGACGCTGAAACACTGAAGACCTGCAGTCCAAAACCCCGAGGCATACTGTGTCAGCCTCGATACTTCTATAGTTTGCAGACGATCATATGATTTCAGGGGTCAGAGAATGAAACATTATGGTCTGGTACTGTAGTCTGTTAAGTGGTGGTGCTCGAGGCTTGTTTAGGAATAtgaacattaaaacataaatgaGGCATGAAAGATTGCAACCTTTTGATCTCCCTGTTCTTGTTTAAGTAATGCCTAAAAAGGGAAAAGGTTAAAGAATAAGGAATTTGCCACAAGAAAAGTATCTTCTGGCTAACTTGTGGATCTGACTAACATTACATAAAAATCCTTTGAGTATCTCTTGGGAGCTTCTTTCAGTACAGATGCCTGTTTGAAAACACAGTGGTAATGAGATTTTGTGATTTGTTGTGTGCTTACACCTGTTCATCTACTGGCTTTAAAGACACTCTGTTCCAGATGAAGCTAGTCAGCTTATTCTTCAGGCTTGTGACCCATCTTCTGTTATTAGCAGCATGCTGAATAGACCACGACATATGGGTGTGCAATCAATCTAGTGTGAAATTGCTTATTTAGAATGATATTCATATTGCTTTATACACCAACATCTCATCCCTTTATTGATTTCGC carries:
- the LOC131526616 gene encoding uncharacterized protein LOC131526616 gives rise to the protein MNTSKVDDDIFFIMVNPLISKQTVMEGSSTVLELYKLIREKKQITKFLPVINGPGSVKNGRAALKGKALISPGMKEVGPLMSEHKGLDKTNDVRNKVLFEERLDPRVDCKTKAVMGNQQGYENSDLESDLRSGEDLCCTSNLENKLIISPKSLRKASRGQKQKKLWTMRSLDVEKRMYVSKQKLNSTTEQPLHKVLKDEKREFEHEGPGTQTELKNNTAKDSRSFEEDLSSELSEYDNVFELDSDGTENLHDLMKTTKKSLQGKSTDMIQPYRCGNKRMEQQQAMPRVKDKILEVENLIHQVCTSLDCLKDSTHTSTTVVFLDSHVPTEHKKSFPLELCEELKRPNIKSGRKSISFTSSDAVATLSTRCSSLDAVSPPLSRLSSRTSRPLPQYRILPLPEEDAEDYNSIYLTQEGKYLYGSTEKSTYNGSESAVNEQIFSWTPSTTPTIPTSPTIGV